A genomic stretch from Desulfovibrio aminophilus includes:
- a CDS encoding GGDEF domain-containing protein, with amino-acid sequence MQRTRPAVFYGLTLLGLALLFALGFMGYYDLILKNKSETAAWAAQAGLIVVGGGLFLLALQAMIVYRAFIAPLARDEERLDELDEAVRRLTVTDELTRVYNRAKLEECVLREIEHVRRYKAKAAALMLDVDGMGDINRSQGDRAGDRLLSDLARLLTRRVRKNDMVFRWRGDTFAVLAPHIDGPQAERFVRKLRAEIAATEFQDGLRITVSATAAQIEAGDTPDTFLLRLKQGLEQAAATRGEAENGLDPANEPGAVPA; translated from the coding sequence ATGCAGCGCACCCGACCCGCCGTGTTCTACGGCCTCACCCTTCTGGGCCTGGCCCTGCTCTTCGCCCTGGGCTTCATGGGCTACTACGACCTGATCCTGAAGAACAAGTCCGAGACGGCGGCCTGGGCCGCCCAGGCCGGGCTCATCGTGGTGGGCGGCGGCCTGTTCCTCCTGGCCCTGCAGGCCATGATCGTGTACCGCGCCTTCATCGCCCCCCTGGCCCGCGACGAGGAGCGCCTGGACGAACTGGACGAGGCCGTGCGCCGCCTCACCGTCACCGACGAGCTGACCCGCGTGTACAACCGGGCCAAGCTGGAGGAGTGCGTGCTGCGCGAGATCGAGCACGTGCGCCGCTACAAGGCCAAGGCCGCGGCCCTCATGCTCGACGTGGACGGCATGGGCGACATCAACCGCAGCCAGGGCGACCGCGCCGGGGACCGCCTGCTGTCCGACCTGGCCCGCCTGCTCACCCGCCGGGTGCGCAAGAACGACATGGTCTTCCGCTGGCGCGGCGACACCTTCGCCGTCCTCGCCCCGCACATCGACGGCCCCCAGGCCGAGCGCTTCGTCCGCAAGCTGCGCGCCGAGATCGCGGCCACCGAGTTCCAGGACGGCCTGCGCATCACCGTGAGCGCCACCGCCGCCCAGATCGAGGCGGGCGACACCCCGGACACCTTCCTGCTCCGGCTCAAGCAGGGCCTGGAGCAGGCCGCGGCGACGCGCGGGGAGGCCGAAAACGGACTCGACCCCGCCAATGAGCCGGGAGCGGTCCCGGCCTGA
- a CDS encoding TraR/DksA family transcriptional regulator: MTERQKRQIREQLRERVAVLTMRAEQADLTLANCPDDTDLATEITRHSLDLALREREHRELREAEEALRRLDSIDYGLCEDCGGPIGTARLLARPSTRLCVCCQAEQEELALSAA; this comes from the coding sequence ATGACCGAGCGGCAGAAGCGGCAGATTCGCGAACAGCTGCGGGAGCGGGTTGCGGTGTTGACCATGCGGGCGGAGCAGGCGGACCTGACCCTGGCCAACTGCCCGGACGACACGGACCTGGCCACGGAGATCACCCGCCACAGCCTGGACCTGGCCCTGCGCGAGCGCGAGCACCGCGAACTGCGCGAGGCCGAGGAGGCGTTGCGGCGGCTCGACTCCATCGACTACGGCCTGTGCGAGGACTGCGGCGGCCCCATCGGCACGGCCCGACTCCTGGCCCGGCCGAGCACGCGGCTGTGCGTCTGCTGCCAGGCCGAACAGGAAGAGCTGGCCCTGTCCGCCGCCTGA
- a CDS encoding PAS domain S-box protein, with protein MPSKTPSTLQHFLGLFLPLALLVLAGAYIYRVQTQEAARENVMARELAGVTREAGILETIIATRATDAAFLAARVSGELGQDHGEALPHVAEMLHSFARIKTDFFQVRLLDARGFEIVRLDALPNGLRPTPENEFQDKSASVYFRKAAAIPYGQVYVSALDLNRERGQVERPIRPTLRFASPVSGPDGGLAGVVVLSLDARLLLKRLSQATSPDALLLANAGGYWLLGPTPDSEWGFALPDRADPTVEDAWPETWDLFHRAGRGQFLLDGDLYTFDSVQADAPMLRQTAGIVPEESWLVISRAPAEAFGGVQDLTFLVMTGGLLLMLAAFTAVWARTRARRDLALRELRRSEETARAILDAPQDAAFFLMELDGRILTANAVAEERFRPITPDGLTGRSMWELVPPDLAARRRDLFDFAARAGEPMRFDDGRLGMILDNTIYPIRGEDGVTHRLAVLSRDVTVERRAQERLLTLSRAVEQSPAIVVITNAQGDIEYVNPSFTEKYGYSAEEALGKNPRILKSGRHDAAFYRNLWRTLAEGEDWVGEICNRTRDGREVWEKASISPVLDEAGQTTHYVAVKEDVTEQLRARKDLADSEEKIRAMSEASQDGMVMIDDQGRVAFWNRAAERIFGYAREEMLGRRLHEVVAQDEDAGKARQGFPDFASTGKGAVVDTLTERTARRKDGSTFPAEFSVASFRLQDRWWAVGTVRDITERKRAEEMLLELATTDGLTGLTNRRHFLERGRAELERARRTGRPLSCIMFDVDHFKRVNDTFGHDAGDAVLKTLARTARETLRGMDVLGRVGGEEFAAVLPETDLNAALQAAERLRLAVEFMTVEHGGRALPVTVSLGVALWRGPDESLDELLRHADQALYEAKNSGRNKVCCSAAAGFAGS; from the coding sequence ATGCCGTCCAAGACGCCCTCCACGCTCCAGCACTTCCTCGGCCTGTTCCTGCCGTTGGCGCTGCTCGTCCTGGCCGGGGCGTACATCTACCGCGTCCAGACCCAGGAGGCGGCCCGGGAAAACGTCATGGCCCGGGAGCTGGCCGGAGTGACCCGGGAGGCGGGCATCCTGGAGACGATCATCGCCACCCGGGCCACGGACGCGGCCTTTCTGGCCGCGCGCGTGTCCGGCGAGCTGGGCCAGGACCACGGCGAGGCCCTGCCGCACGTGGCCGAGATGCTGCACTCCTTCGCCCGGATCAAGACGGACTTCTTCCAGGTCCGCCTGCTGGACGCCCGGGGCTTCGAGATCGTGCGGCTGGACGCCCTGCCGAACGGCCTCCGGCCGACCCCGGAAAACGAGTTCCAGGACAAGTCCGCTTCCGTGTATTTCCGCAAGGCCGCGGCCATCCCCTACGGCCAGGTCTATGTCTCGGCCCTGGACCTGAACCGGGAGCGGGGCCAAGTGGAGCGGCCCATCCGGCCCACCCTGCGCTTCGCCAGCCCGGTGAGCGGCCCGGATGGCGGTCTGGCCGGGGTCGTGGTCCTCAGCCTGGACGCCCGGCTCCTGCTCAAGCGCCTGTCCCAGGCCACGTCCCCGGACGCGCTCCTGCTGGCCAACGCCGGAGGTTACTGGCTTCTGGGTCCGACTCCGGATTCAGAGTGGGGCTTCGCCCTGCCCGACCGCGCCGACCCCACGGTGGAGGACGCCTGGCCCGAAACCTGGGACCTCTTCCACCGCGCCGGACGGGGCCAGTTCCTCCTGGACGGCGACCTGTACACCTTCGACAGCGTTCAGGCCGACGCCCCCATGCTGCGCCAGACCGCGGGCATCGTGCCCGAGGAGAGCTGGCTGGTGATCTCCCGGGCCCCGGCCGAGGCCTTCGGCGGCGTGCAGGACCTGACCTTCCTGGTCATGACCGGCGGCCTGCTCCTCATGTTGGCCGCGTTCACCGCGGTCTGGGCCCGGACGCGGGCCCGCCGCGACCTGGCCCTGCGCGAGCTGCGGCGCAGCGAGGAGACGGCCCGGGCCATCCTGGACGCGCCCCAGGACGCGGCCTTCTTCCTCATGGAGCTGGACGGCCGCATCCTCACCGCCAACGCCGTGGCCGAGGAGCGCTTCCGCCCCATCACGCCGGACGGGCTCACGGGCCGGAGCATGTGGGAACTCGTGCCCCCGGACCTGGCCGCGCGCCGCCGCGACCTCTTCGACTTCGCCGCCCGCGCGGGCGAGCCCATGCGCTTCGACGACGGGCGCCTGGGCATGATCCTGGACAACACCATCTACCCCATCCGTGGCGAGGACGGGGTCACGCACCGTCTGGCCGTGCTCTCCCGCGACGTGACCGTGGAGCGCCGGGCCCAGGAACGCCTGCTGACGCTCTCGCGGGCCGTGGAGCAGAGCCCGGCCATCGTGGTCATCACCAACGCCCAGGGCGACATCGAGTACGTCAACCCGAGCTTCACCGAGAAATACGGCTACTCGGCCGAGGAGGCCCTGGGCAAGAATCCCCGCATCCTCAAGTCCGGCCGCCACGACGCGGCCTTCTACCGGAACCTCTGGCGCACCCTGGCCGAGGGCGAGGATTGGGTCGGGGAGATCTGCAACCGGACCAGGGACGGCCGCGAGGTATGGGAAAAGGCGTCCATCTCGCCGGTGCTCGACGAAGCGGGCCAGACCACGCACTACGTGGCCGTGAAGGAGGACGTCACCGAGCAGCTCCGGGCCCGGAAGGACCTGGCCGACAGCGAGGAGAAAATCCGGGCCATGAGCGAGGCCTCCCAGGACGGCATGGTCATGATCGACGACCAGGGCAGGGTGGCCTTCTGGAACCGCGCCGCGGAACGTATTTTCGGCTACGCCCGGGAGGAGATGCTTGGCCGGAGGCTGCACGAGGTTGTGGCCCAGGACGAAGACGCGGGCAAGGCCCGCCAGGGCTTCCCGGACTTCGCCTCCACCGGCAAGGGCGCGGTGGTGGACACTCTCACGGAGCGCACGGCCCGGCGCAAGGACGGCTCCACCTTCCCGGCGGAGTTCTCGGTGGCCTCCTTCCGGCTCCAGGACCGCTGGTGGGCCGTGGGCACGGTGCGCGACATCACCGAACGCAAGCGGGCCGAGGAGATGCTGCTCGAACTGGCCACCACCGACGGGCTCACCGGCCTGACCAACCGCCGCCACTTCCTGGAGCGCGGCCGGGCCGAGCTGGAACGCGCCCGCCGCACCGGCCGCCCCCTGAGCTGCATCATGTTCGACGTGGACCACTTCAAGAGGGTCAACGACACCTTCGGCCACGACGCGGGCGACGCCGTGCTCAAGACCCTGGCCCGCACGGCCCGCGAAACCCTGCGCGGCATGGACGTTCTGGGCCGCGTCGGCGGCGAGGAGTTCGCCGCCGTCCTGCCCGAAACCGACCTGAACGCCGCGCTCCAGGCCGCCGAACGCCTGCGCCTGGCCGTGGAATTCATGACCGTGGAGCACGGCGGCCGAGCCCTGCCCGTGACCGTCAGCCTGGGCGTGGCCCTGTGGCGCGGGCCGGACGAATCCCTGGACGAGCTGCTCCGCCACGCGGACCAGGCCCTCTACGAGGCCAAGAACTCCGGCCGCAACAAAGTCTGCTGTTCCGCCGCCGCCGGCTTCGCCGGTTCATAG
- a CDS encoding diguanylate cyclase, protein MTSGSPAPAPELPTGPSLPVRFAVLFLPLCLLVLGGLNIYRALDAAGRAEAVKARQMGRVSQEAQVLETALAGGAADAAFLADMASLMLRDARGRVPEDVSWLLWSFAFVNRGYARVQYLDASGFEAARVNLHPQGPEMVPGLRLADRSDLPDFLEARGLPGGTVRVSRLELNAEDGRLDSPHTPVLRFSSPVFGPDGGRAGVMVLTLKGDLPLERLRLASAVPGGPFVMANAQGYWLLGPTPDSEWAFQLADRKRGTLEQSWPGAWDAMRTTPQGQVALHGGLLTFATVTPGQGFSLGADLRVLPVENWLLAVHTAEDQIAPPAGPLFWAFNAVLAALLAVVSWLWAQARLRRDQAEARLRDMATIDGLTRLFNRRHFLETGQAELERARRYGRELTLLMFDVDHFKRVNDTFGHDAGDAVLRALAGTARDAVRHVDVLGRLGGEEFAAILPETGLKAGVEAAERLRRAVEALEVRHGEHLLRLTVSLGVAQLREGENLDGLLKRADQALYEAKNSGRNRSGFAGS, encoded by the coding sequence ATGACCTCCGGCTCCCCGGCCCCGGCTCCCGAACTCCCGACAGGCCCCTCCCTGCCCGTCCGCTTCGCGGTCCTCTTCCTGCCGCTCTGCCTGCTCGTGCTCGGCGGACTGAACATCTACCGCGCCCTGGACGCCGCGGGCCGCGCCGAGGCCGTGAAGGCCCGCCAGATGGGCCGCGTGAGCCAGGAGGCCCAGGTCCTGGAGACCGCCCTGGCCGGGGGCGCGGCCGACGCCGCCTTCCTGGCCGACATGGCCTCCCTCATGCTGCGCGACGCCCGGGGCCGGGTCCCGGAGGACGTCTCCTGGCTGCTCTGGTCCTTCGCCTTCGTGAACCGGGGCTATGCCCGGGTCCAGTACCTGGACGCCTCGGGCTTCGAGGCGGCGCGCGTGAACCTCCATCCCCAGGGCCCGGAAATGGTCCCGGGCCTGCGTCTGGCCGACCGCTCCGACCTGCCCGACTTCCTGGAGGCCCGCGGCCTGCCCGGCGGCACGGTGCGCGTCTCGCGCCTGGAGCTGAACGCCGAGGACGGCCGCCTGGATTCGCCCCACACGCCGGTGCTGCGCTTCTCCTCCCCCGTCTTCGGCCCCGACGGCGGCCGCGCCGGGGTCATGGTCCTGACCCTCAAGGGCGACCTGCCCCTGGAACGGCTGCGTCTGGCCTCGGCCGTCCCCGGCGGCCCGTTCGTCATGGCCAACGCCCAGGGCTACTGGCTCCTGGGCCCCACCCCGGACTCGGAGTGGGCCTTCCAGCTCGCGGACCGCAAGCGCGGCACCCTGGAGCAGTCCTGGCCCGGGGCCTGGGACGCGATGCGCACGACCCCCCAGGGGCAGGTGGCGCTCCACGGCGGCCTGCTCACCTTCGCCACCGTGACCCCGGGCCAGGGCTTCAGCCTGGGCGCGGATCTGCGCGTGCTGCCCGTGGAGAACTGGCTCCTGGCCGTGCACACCGCCGAGGACCAGATCGCCCCTCCGGCCGGGCCGCTGTTCTGGGCCTTCAACGCCGTGCTGGCCGCGCTCCTGGCCGTGGTCTCCTGGCTCTGGGCCCAGGCCCGGCTGCGCCGCGACCAGGCCGAGGCCCGGCTGCGCGACATGGCCACCATCGACGGCCTCACCCGGCTCTTCAATCGCCGCCACTTCCTGGAGACCGGCCAGGCCGAGCTGGAGCGCGCCCGGCGCTACGGCCGCGAGCTGACCCTGCTCATGTTCGACGTGGACCACTTCAAGAGGGTCAACGACACCTTCGGCCACGACGCGGGCGACGCCGTGCTCCGGGCCCTGGCCGGGACCGCGCGCGACGCCGTGCGCCATGTCGACGTGCTCGGCCGCCTGGGCGGCGAGGAGTTCGCCGCCATCCTGCCGGAAACCGGCCTCAAGGCCGGGGTGGAGGCCGCCGAACGCCTGCGCCGGGCCGTGGAGGCCCTCGAGGTCCGCCACGGGGAACACCTGCTGCGGCTCACCGTGAGCCTGGGCGTGGCCCAGCTCCGCGAGGGCGAGAACCTCGACGGCCTGCTCAAGCGCGCGGACCAGGCCCTCTACGAGGCCAAGAACTCCGGCCGCAACCGCTCCGGCTTCGCCGGTTCATAA
- a CDS encoding bifunctional 2-polyprenyl-6-hydroxyphenol methylase/3-demethylubiquinol 3-O-methyltransferase UbiG → MEPGRFFQDVFPPHPIPARVFRDFLPVSARILDYGCGYGRVCSELSGLGYANVTGIDVSGEMVRRGKLLDGGLDLRVFDGLSPDFNDGSFDACLLVALLTCVPSDAGQERIIHEIQRMLAPGGLLFVSDYPLQRDERNRARYREFERELGTFGMFRTEGAVFRHHDTAWVRRLLAGFDVAWEREIRVRTMNGHESDVFQMMVRKRG, encoded by the coding sequence TTGGAACCAGGCCGCTTCTTCCAAGACGTTTTCCCACCCCACCCCATCCCGGCCCGGGTCTTCCGCGACTTCCTTCCGGTTTCGGCGCGGATCCTGGACTACGGCTGCGGCTACGGCCGCGTCTGCTCCGAACTCTCCGGCCTGGGCTACGCCAACGTCACCGGGATCGACGTCTCCGGGGAAATGGTCCGGCGCGGAAAGCTTCTGGACGGCGGCCTGGACCTCCGCGTCTTCGACGGCCTGTCGCCGGATTTCAACGACGGCTCCTTCGACGCCTGCCTCCTGGTGGCGTTGCTCACCTGCGTGCCCTCCGACGCGGGCCAGGAACGCATCATCCATGAAATCCAGCGGATGCTGGCCCCGGGCGGCCTGCTCTTCGTCAGCGACTATCCCCTCCAGCGGGACGAGAGGAACAGGGCGCGATACCGCGAATTCGAACGGGAACTCGGCACGTTCGGCATGTTCCGCACCGAGGGGGCCGTGTTCCGGCACCACGACACGGCCTGGGTGCGGCGGCTGCTCGCCGGATTCGACGTCGCGTGGGAACGGGAGATCAGGGTCCGCACGATGAACGGCCACGAGTCCGACGTGTTCCAGATGATGGTCCGCAAGAGGGGCTAG
- a CDS encoding glycosyltransferase, translated as MSATGFRIDLHVHSKHSTRPSQWILQKLGCSESYTEPQKIYRLLRARGMDLVTITDHNTIAGALEIAHLPDAFVSEEITTYFPGDRCKLHVLVYGITEAEHRDFQELRENVFELLPYLRERGIAHVLAHPLFAVNERLTPEHFEQCLVLFNTFELNGTRDELQNRVLTEIITGLTRPALERLADKHGLEPWGDTPWAKGFTGGSDDHSGLNVARMHTRFPGPARLESVLAGLRLRRGEPRGAAATPMTMAHNIYSIAYQFYKNRVPMPGAAADIPALRFADQALDPAEAAASPGLLARVQSFFNRRKSALYMRWATGGEAHQVLLKEAAAIVGADRGFQAVSRGEVRDMTVMEGEWYRFVSRATDRVLSQFADRILTSLLQARLFDVFHTIGSAASLYALLAPYFVSFGLFASERSFCDRCLSAFGEKPRHPRKEGLKIAHFTDTFREVNGVARTIRQQLALVGKHDKHMRVITCGQDAPADMEGVANFTPVGAFEIPEYPQLQLFYPPFLRMLTHCFEEDFDLLLAATPGPVGLAALAIARILKTPIHATYHTAFPQYVGALTQDTNLEDAAWRYMLWFYNQMDVVYAPSRATVDELVARGIPEHKVKTYPRGVDVSRFHPSKRNGFLKRYAAGPGLKLLYVGRVSREKDLHVLTEAFRKLRTMRRDLELVVVGDGPYLEEMKQALRGLPACFTGVLEGDDLAAAYASSDIFVFPSATDTFGNVVLEAQASGLPVIVTDQGGPRENMVPDRTGLVVAAGDPDALVRAVVHLADYPERLAAMRENARASMERRTFDETFLKTWEIYGSSLRAGAA; from the coding sequence ATGAGCGCCACGGGATTTCGCATCGACCTGCACGTGCATTCCAAGCACTCCACGCGGCCCTCGCAGTGGATCCTCCAGAAGCTCGGCTGCTCCGAGAGCTACACCGAGCCCCAGAAGATCTACCGCCTGCTGCGCGCGCGGGGCATGGACCTCGTCACCATCACCGACCACAACACCATCGCCGGGGCCCTGGAGATCGCCCACCTGCCGGACGCGTTCGTCAGCGAGGAGATCACCACCTACTTCCCCGGGGACCGCTGCAAGCTGCACGTGCTCGTCTACGGCATCACCGAGGCCGAGCACCGGGACTTCCAGGAGCTGCGCGAGAACGTCTTCGAGCTGCTGCCCTACCTGCGGGAACGGGGCATCGCCCACGTCCTGGCCCACCCCCTGTTCGCGGTCAACGAGCGGCTCACGCCCGAGCACTTCGAGCAGTGCCTCGTGCTCTTCAACACCTTCGAACTCAACGGCACCCGCGACGAACTCCAGAACCGGGTGCTCACCGAGATCATCACCGGCCTGACCCGGCCCGCGCTGGAGCGGCTGGCCGACAAGCACGGGCTCGAACCCTGGGGCGACACGCCCTGGGCCAAGGGCTTCACCGGCGGCTCGGACGACCACTCCGGCCTGAACGTGGCCCGCATGCACACGCGCTTCCCGGGACCGGCCCGGCTGGAGTCCGTGCTCGCGGGCCTGCGCCTGCGTCGGGGCGAGCCCCGGGGCGCGGCCGCCACGCCCATGACCATGGCCCACAACATCTACAGCATCGCCTACCAGTTCTATAAAAACCGCGTGCCCATGCCCGGCGCGGCCGCCGACATCCCGGCCCTGCGCTTCGCGGACCAGGCCCTGGACCCCGCCGAGGCGGCCGCCTCTCCCGGCCTGCTGGCCCGCGTGCAGAGCTTCTTCAACCGCCGCAAGTCGGCCCTCTACATGCGCTGGGCCACGGGCGGCGAGGCCCACCAGGTCCTGCTCAAGGAGGCCGCCGCCATCGTGGGCGCGGACCGGGGCTTCCAGGCCGTGAGCCGGGGCGAGGTGCGGGACATGACCGTCATGGAGGGCGAGTGGTACCGCTTCGTGTCCCGGGCCACGGACCGCGTGCTCTCCCAGTTCGCGGACCGCATCCTGACCAGCCTGCTCCAGGCCCGGCTCTTCGACGTCTTCCACACCATCGGCTCGGCCGCCTCGCTCTACGCTCTGCTCGCGCCCTATTTCGTCTCCTTCGGCCTGTTCGCCTCCGAGCGCTCCTTCTGCGACCGCTGCCTGTCGGCCTTCGGCGAAAAGCCCCGCCATCCCCGCAAGGAGGGGCTCAAGATCGCCCACTTCACGGACACCTTCCGGGAGGTCAACGGCGTGGCCCGCACCATCCGCCAGCAGCTCGCCCTGGTGGGCAAGCACGACAAGCACATGCGGGTCATCACCTGCGGCCAGGACGCTCCGGCGGACATGGAGGGCGTGGCCAACTTCACGCCCGTGGGGGCCTTCGAGATCCCCGAATACCCCCAGCTCCAGCTCTTCTACCCGCCGTTCCTGCGCATGCTCACGCACTGCTTCGAGGAGGACTTCGACCTCCTCCTGGCGGCCACGCCCGGGCCCGTCGGCCTGGCGGCCCTGGCCATCGCCCGCATCCTGAAGACCCCCATCCACGCCACCTACCACACGGCCTTCCCGCAGTACGTGGGCGCGCTGACCCAGGACACCAACCTGGAGGACGCGGCCTGGCGCTACATGCTCTGGTTCTACAACCAGATGGACGTGGTCTACGCGCCCTCGCGGGCCACGGTGGACGAGTTGGTGGCCCGGGGCATCCCGGAGCACAAGGTCAAGACCTATCCGCGCGGGGTGGACGTGTCCCGCTTCCACCCCTCCAAGCGCAACGGCTTCCTCAAGCGCTACGCCGCCGGGCCGGGCCTGAAGCTGCTCTACGTGGGCCGCGTGTCCAGGGAAAAGGACCTGCACGTGCTCACCGAGGCCTTCCGCAAGCTGCGCACCATGCGCCGCGACCTGGAGCTGGTGGTGGTGGGCGACGGCCCCTACCTGGAGGAGATGAAACAGGCCCTGCGCGGCCTGCCCGCCTGCTTCACCGGCGTGCTGGAGGGCGACGACCTGGCCGCGGCCTACGCCAGTTCGGACATCTTCGTCTTCCCCTCGGCCACGGACACCTTCGGCAACGTGGTCCTGGAGGCCCAGGCCTCGGGCCTGCCGGTCATCGTCACCGACCAGGGCGGCCCCCGGGAGAACATGGTCCCGGACCGCACCGGCCTGGTGGTGGCCGCCGGAGACCCGGACGCCCTGGTCCGCGCCGTGGTCCACCTGGCCGACTATCCCGAGCGCCTGGCCGCCATGCGCGAGAACGCCCGGGCCAGCATGGAGCGCCGCACCTTCGACGAGACCTTCCTCAAGACCTGGGAAATCTACGGGTCCTCCCTGCGCGCCGGCGCGGCCTAG
- a CDS encoding cation:proton antiporter, translating to MDILQDVLVILALSALILYASHLLRVPTVVGFLITGALAGPHALGLVSHLHAVEILAEVGVVFLLFSIGTEFSVADLLALRRPALLGGSLQMGLTIAAGAGMAWVLGGSPGPSVFLGFMLALSSTAVVLKVLQDRREAEAPYGRAVLAILIFQDIAIVPLMLLAPLLAGRAADPGMELLMLAVKAAGVLGVVYASARWLAPFLLKRVAATRNNEMFLLAIVALCFSVAWLTWRIGLSLPLGAFLAGLIVSGSGYGHQALARILPFRDVFTSLFFVSIGMLLDVGQAASRPFTVIFLTCCVLGLKALVAGGVTQLLGYPLRAAVLAGVGLCQVGEFSFILAREGLALDLLKPEVYQLFLSVAVPSMALTPPLMALAPRLAKVMAKLPLSRAWHEGRYAPAAPADHLAGLKDHLVIIGFGLNGRNLARSARTWNIPYVILEMNPDTVLRERAGGEPIVYGDASYPAVLEHLGVPRARLAVVAISDPGASRRAVKALREMNHKLVILARCRFWAERKQLLELGADEVIPEEFETSVEIFARVLERYQVPRMEVDRFVAQVRAEGYDMHRSLADPSACPVDLRLPDVEIARLKVEAGSPAVDRSVGELALRRSFGVTLLAVSREDGVLSNPGADDVLRAGDTVLLVGRPEQVAEVSALFKPRGFAAH from the coding sequence ATGGACATTCTTCAGGACGTTCTCGTCATCCTGGCGCTGTCGGCGCTCATCCTCTACGCCTCGCACCTGCTGCGCGTGCCCACGGTGGTGGGCTTCCTCATCACCGGCGCGCTGGCCGGACCCCACGCCCTGGGCCTCGTGTCCCACCTCCACGCGGTCGAAATCCTGGCCGAGGTGGGCGTGGTCTTCCTGCTCTTCTCCATCGGCACGGAGTTCTCCGTGGCCGACCTCCTGGCCCTGCGGCGGCCCGCCCTGCTGGGCGGGAGCCTCCAGATGGGCCTGACCATCGCCGCCGGGGCGGGCATGGCCTGGGTCCTGGGCGGAAGCCCCGGGCCCTCGGTGTTCCTGGGCTTCATGCTGGCGCTCTCCAGCACGGCAGTGGTCCTCAAGGTGCTCCAGGACCGGCGCGAGGCCGAGGCCCCCTACGGCCGGGCGGTCCTGGCCATCCTCATCTTCCAGGACATCGCCATCGTGCCCCTGATGCTCCTGGCCCCGCTGCTGGCCGGGCGGGCCGCCGATCCGGGCATGGAACTGCTCATGCTGGCGGTCAAGGCCGCGGGCGTGCTCGGCGTGGTCTACGCCTCGGCCCGCTGGCTCGCGCCCTTCCTGCTCAAGCGGGTGGCCGCCACGCGCAACAACGAGATGTTCCTCCTGGCCATCGTGGCCCTCTGCTTCTCCGTGGCCTGGCTCACCTGGCGCATCGGCCTGTCCCTGCCCCTGGGCGCGTTCCTGGCCGGGCTCATCGTCTCCGGCTCGGGCTACGGCCACCAGGCCCTGGCCCGCATCCTGCCCTTCCGCGACGTGTTCACCAGCCTGTTCTTCGTCTCCATCGGCATGCTGCTCGACGTGGGGCAGGCCGCGTCCCGGCCGTTCACCGTGATCTTCCTGACCTGCTGCGTGCTCGGGCTCAAGGCCCTGGTGGCCGGGGGCGTGACCCAGCTCCTGGGCTACCCCCTGCGCGCGGCCGTGCTGGCCGGGGTGGGGCTCTGCCAGGTGGGCGAGTTCTCCTTCATCCTGGCCCGCGAGGGTCTGGCCCTGGACCTGCTCAAGCCCGAGGTCTACCAGCTCTTCCTCTCCGTGGCCGTGCCGAGCATGGCGCTCACCCCGCCGCTCATGGCCCTGGCCCCTCGGCTGGCCAAGGTCATGGCCAAACTCCCCCTGTCGCGGGCCTGGCACGAGGGCCGCTACGCCCCGGCCGCGCCCGCCGACCACCTGGCCGGACTCAAGGACCACCTGGTGATCATCGGCTTCGGCCTCAACGGCCGCAACCTGGCCCGCAGCGCCCGCACCTGGAACATCCCCTACGTGATCCTGGAAATGAACCCGGACACCGTGCTGCGCGAGCGCGCCGGGGGCGAGCCCATCGTCTACGGCGACGCCTCCTACCCGGCGGTGCTGGAGCACCTGGGCGTGCCCCGGGCGCGGCTGGCGGTGGTGGCCATCTCCGACCCCGGGGCCAGCCGCCGCGCGGTCAAGGCCCTGCGCGAGATGAACCACAAGCTGGTGATCCTGGCCCGCTGCCGCTTCTGGGCCGAGCGCAAGCAACTGCTGGAGCTGGGGGCCGACGAGGTCATCCCCGAGGAGTTCGAGACCTCGGTGGAGATCTTCGCCCGCGTGCTGGAGCGCTACCAGGTGCCGCGCATGGAGGTGGACCGCTTCGTGGCCCAGGTGCGGGCCGAGGGCTACGACATGCACCGCTCCCTGGCCGATCCCTCGGCCTGTCCCGTGGATCTGCGCCTGCCGGACGTGGAGATCGCCCGGCTGAAGGTGGAGGCGGGCTCCCCGGCCGTGGACCGGAGCGTGGGCGAACTGGCCCTGCGGCGTTCGTTCGGGGTCACGCTCCTGGCCGTGAGCCGGGAGGACGGCGTGCTCTCCAACCCCGGGGCCGACGACGTGCTGCGCGCCGGGGACACGGTGCTCCTGGTCGGCCGTCCCGAACAGGTGGCCGAGGTGTCCGCGCTCTTCAAACCGCGCGGCTTCGCCGCTCATTAG